A region from the Oceanidesulfovibrio marinus genome encodes:
- a CDS encoding HEAT repeat domain-containing protein translates to MVSKEEILELLNSEDSQDIREGAFRAGEERIGEAVEPLVRHLQSGNLGVQEAADAALRHIGGAATVQALTPLLRSDDAPVRNLSMDILREIGAQDVETLAELLHDEDPDMRIFVSDILGETGNALVVAPLCRALLRDPEVNVRYQAAVSLGTIASPEAAGCLNKALEDEEWVQFAVIEALTKIREESSINALAKAMSRSTDLVASMIVDALGEMGNIKAVGLLLKRLEASPTALRNKIVKAVVKILGGKSLSLLSQGERENLREYALVALEDEDEEIQDAAVQGLAYVGGEDASAAILELATRLDPVSNQDRIEHMAQALAAIGNTNAMEDGLVNGEWKKGMTILEAYRLIGEPIHAKKLQDVFMDKDLDMQRAIAIVLRELANPESTEFFLNLLETHQDGTILKEAAEFLGPQMHEQSALPALFNLLDHPYDDVKDSVLEAIVSIDGPEVREHFKEKSVSEEPVDRLMATYVLGRLGHDEDLHDLQRALEDPVPEIRKVALESLDGRCFEIDRLLPLALPSLSDEDREVRLAVVEILGKCHEEAVLPHLEKALKDEDDWVRIRALEALGQRHSAQSISKIVPLLDSDNTLILLKVIEALGEIGGESAFRSLFTILDHENTEVQAAAEEALARLKAVRE, encoded by the coding sequence ATGGTGTCGAAAGAAGAGATCCTGGAACTTTTGAACAGCGAAGATTCCCAGGATATTCGCGAAGGTGCTTTCCGTGCGGGTGAGGAACGGATTGGCGAAGCGGTGGAGCCGCTGGTGCGTCACCTGCAAAGCGGGAACCTCGGTGTCCAGGAGGCGGCGGACGCCGCACTCCGCCATATAGGCGGAGCCGCGACCGTTCAGGCGCTGACTCCGCTGCTCCGGTCCGACGATGCGCCGGTGCGCAACCTGTCCATGGACATTCTGCGGGAGATCGGCGCTCAGGATGTAGAAACGCTGGCCGAGCTTCTGCACGACGAGGATCCGGACATGCGCATCTTTGTGTCGGATATCCTGGGTGAAACCGGCAACGCCCTGGTAGTGGCGCCGCTGTGCAGAGCGCTGCTCAGGGACCCGGAAGTCAACGTGCGCTATCAGGCCGCCGTGAGTCTGGGAACAATCGCCTCTCCGGAGGCCGCCGGGTGCCTGAACAAGGCCCTGGAGGACGAGGAGTGGGTACAGTTTGCCGTTATCGAAGCATTGACAAAAATTCGAGAAGAATCGTCCATCAACGCCCTGGCCAAGGCCATGAGCCGCTCCACGGACCTCGTGGCTTCCATGATCGTGGATGCTCTGGGCGAGATGGGCAACATCAAGGCTGTCGGCTTGTTGCTCAAGCGGCTGGAGGCCTCGCCCACGGCCCTGCGCAACAAGATCGTCAAAGCCGTGGTCAAGATACTCGGCGGCAAGTCCCTCTCCCTGTTGTCCCAGGGTGAGCGCGAGAACCTGCGCGAGTACGCCCTGGTGGCTCTTGAGGACGAGGATGAAGAGATCCAGGACGCCGCCGTGCAAGGTCTGGCCTATGTTGGCGGCGAGGACGCATCAGCCGCGATTCTGGAGCTGGCCACCCGTCTGGACCCAGTGAGCAACCAGGACCGCATAGAGCATATGGCCCAAGCGCTTGCCGCTATCGGCAACACGAATGCGATGGAGGACGGCCTGGTCAACGGTGAGTGGAAGAAGGGCATGACCATTCTCGAGGCCTACCGCCTCATCGGGGAGCCGATCCATGCGAAGAAGCTTCAGGACGTCTTCATGGACAAGGACCTGGACATGCAGCGGGCCATCGCCATCGTCCTGCGGGAGCTGGCCAATCCGGAATCCACGGAGTTCTTCCTCAACCTGCTGGAGACCCATCAGGACGGGACCATACTCAAGGAAGCCGCAGAGTTCCTTGGGCCACAGATGCACGAGCAGAGCGCGTTGCCAGCTCTCTTCAACCTCCTGGACCATCCGTACGACGATGTGAAGGACTCGGTGCTCGAAGCCATAGTCTCCATCGACGGTCCGGAAGTGCGGGAGCACTTCAAGGAGAAGTCCGTGAGCGAGGAGCCCGTGGACAGGCTCATGGCCACCTACGTTCTGGGCCGCCTCGGACACGACGAGGATCTGCACGACCTGCAGCGCGCCCTGGAAGATCCGGTGCCGGAGATTCGCAAAGTGGCGCTGGAGTCGCTGGATGGGCGGTGCTTCGAGATAGACCGCCTGCTGCCCCTGGCCCTGCCGAGTCTCTCCGACGAGGACAGGGAGGTGCGCCTCGCCGTGGTCGAGATACTGGGCAAATGTCATGAGGAGGCCGTGCTGCCGCACCTGGAAAAAGCACTGAAGGACGAGGACGACTGGGTACGCATCCGCGCTCTGGAAGCGCTGGGCCAGCGTCATTCCGCACAGTCCATCTCCAAGATCGTCCCTCTGTTGGACAGCGACAACACGCTCATATTGCTCAAGGTGATCGAAGCGCTCGGCGAGATTGGTGGCGAGAGCGCCTTCCGCTCGCTTTTCACGATATTGGACCATGAGAATACCGAGGTCCAG
- a CDS encoding protein-glutamate methylesterase/protein-glutamine glutaminase yields the protein MRKALSTMLEKDPEIKVVATARNGEEGLELIRTHQPDVVTLDIEMPKMDGLTALRHIMMEMPRPVLMVSSLTTEGAESTLKAMELGAVDFIPKQLSKVSLDIVRIEESLRAKVKEVARRKFRAPRALRPATAKQAAARAPQPAARPSGRLIRDVVAVGVSTGGPPAVQKMLSALPADFPAGILIAQHMPAAFTGPFAKRLDSVSQIRVKEAEGVEAFKPGTVYIAPGGKHLVLAQKGSRMEVQVVEEPANALYKPSANVLIGSTAEYFGRRTLGVILTGMGNDGLEGVRALKSRGGRAIAQNDASCVVFGMPKAIVDANLADEVVDIDDMAQAVMKNIYTH from the coding sequence ATGCGCAAGGCCTTGAGCACGATGCTCGAGAAGGACCCCGAGATCAAAGTGGTGGCCACGGCCCGCAATGGCGAAGAAGGACTGGAGCTTATACGCACGCATCAGCCGGATGTCGTAACGCTGGATATAGAGATGCCCAAGATGGATGGGCTCACGGCGTTGCGCCATATAATGATGGAAATGCCCAGGCCCGTGCTGATGGTCAGCTCTCTGACCACGGAGGGCGCGGAGTCCACGCTGAAAGCCATGGAGCTGGGCGCCGTCGATTTCATTCCGAAGCAGCTTTCCAAAGTCAGCCTCGACATCGTGCGGATCGAGGAGAGCCTGCGGGCAAAGGTCAAGGAGGTTGCGCGGCGAAAGTTCCGGGCTCCACGGGCGCTGCGACCGGCAACGGCAAAGCAGGCAGCCGCAAGAGCCCCGCAGCCGGCGGCCAGACCGTCCGGCCGGCTCATTCGCGACGTGGTGGCCGTGGGCGTGTCCACGGGAGGACCACCTGCCGTGCAGAAGATGCTCTCCGCGCTGCCGGCGGATTTTCCCGCCGGTATACTCATCGCGCAGCACATGCCTGCGGCTTTTACCGGCCCCTTTGCAAAGCGGCTCGACTCCGTGAGCCAGATACGGGTGAAGGAGGCCGAGGGGGTGGAGGCCTTCAAGCCGGGGACGGTATACATAGCGCCGGGCGGCAAGCACCTGGTGCTGGCGCAGAAAGGCTCGCGCATGGAGGTCCAGGTGGTGGAAGAGCCGGCAAATGCGTTGTACAAGCCGTCGGCCAATGTGCTTATAGGCTCCACGGCCGAGTATTTCGGGCGCCGCACGTTGGGTGTTATCCTGACCGGCATGGGCAACGACGGTCTGGAAGGGGTGCGCGCCCTGAAAAGCCGCGGCGGCCGCGCCATCGCGCAGAATGACGCCTCCTGTGTGGTTTTCGGCATGCCCAAGGCTATTGTAGATGCAAACCTGGCCGATGAGGTCGTGGATATAGATGATATGGCGCAGGCGGTGATGAAGAATATCTATACGCATTAG
- a CDS encoding C45 family autoproteolytic acyltransferase/hydolase, with translation MTMKRLRLLECSGTPAEIGRQYGEAAREDIRKGLDMLMSWLEHAPYQCRVDRETVCAAAGKYLPNVEQCFPEGVERIRGMAEGSGLSFEECFAVSCFTELVGVYPYLAPMCTSFAVTGPATKDGQTIIGQNVDWHQETPLDLMRVTYPDGSGHLALTFFCASSIILTSHGLANSANLTIAPMGPVTDHTPFAYYLAEAMRQPTTDKALEILKKHSRGVEYFHVASGDGRMAGVESVYDGCTVLEPQQGVLVHANHYETEAYTKDDVAQMYMPDSFKRADRLRELIREHYGELTPELMMQLLADHEGYPYSICRHLDADIPYALSAISAASVVMVPEERTMYVAAGAPCENGFAEYSVGR, from the coding sequence ATGACGATGAAACGGTTACGGCTTCTGGAATGCAGCGGTACGCCCGCCGAGATCGGCCGGCAGTATGGCGAGGCGGCGCGCGAGGATATCCGCAAGGGTCTGGACATGCTCATGTCCTGGCTGGAGCACGCGCCGTATCAATGCCGTGTGGACCGCGAGACCGTGTGCGCGGCGGCTGGGAAGTATCTTCCCAATGTCGAACAATGTTTTCCCGAGGGAGTTGAGCGCATTCGGGGCATGGCCGAAGGTTCCGGCCTGTCCTTTGAGGAGTGCTTTGCCGTGAGCTGCTTCACGGAGCTGGTGGGGGTCTATCCGTACCTGGCGCCCATGTGCACGTCCTTTGCCGTGACCGGTCCGGCCACGAAAGACGGGCAGACCATCATCGGACAGAACGTGGACTGGCACCAGGAGACGCCCCTTGATCTCATGCGCGTCACCTATCCCGATGGCAGCGGGCATCTTGCGCTGACCTTCTTCTGCGCGTCGAGCATCATTCTTACGTCGCACGGACTGGCCAACTCCGCCAACCTGACCATCGCGCCCATGGGGCCGGTGACGGACCATACGCCGTTTGCGTATTATCTGGCCGAGGCAATGCGCCAGCCCACGACAGACAAGGCGCTGGAGATTCTGAAAAAGCATTCGCGGGGCGTGGAGTATTTTCATGTGGCCTCTGGGGATGGCCGCATGGCCGGGGTCGAGAGCGTGTACGACGGGTGCACCGTTCTCGAACCGCAGCAGGGCGTGCTGGTCCACGCCAACCATTATGAGACCGAAGCATACACCAAGGACGACGTGGCGCAGATGTATATGCCGGACTCGTTCAAACGCGCGGACAGGTTGCGGGAGCTGATCCGGGAGCACTACGGCGAGCTCACTCCGGAGCTGATGATGCAGCTGCTGGCCGACCACGAAGGGTATCCGTACTCAATCTGCCGGCATCTGGACGCGGACATCCCGTACGCCCTTTCCGCCATCTCCGCCGCCTCGGTGGTTATGGTTCCGGAGGAGCGGACAATGTATGTGGCCGCCGGTGCGCCGTGCGAGAACGGCTTTGCGGAGTACTCTGTGGGGCGGTGA
- a CDS encoding helix-turn-helix transcriptional regulator, whose protein sequence is MIAPADVQPLLGNRHLAIQGARPSAALTGLIELLWSLPGYDSGQSVFDILPDSHFDLVFLLGEASCSALLSGPYTRKVSLPLEDSWELVCVRFRPGMFPRLADVKPSELVNGGVFLKRILGMDSDQLGERLKALSGIDSRKAFLEGLFHTAGLAEQMATARSRPCLAMIESCAGRITVSELARQNSMSVRTLERVFMEEVGVAAKMVIRYFRYRAALAGLRCGRVGTLADLALRCGYSDQSHFIKEFSFFAGASPGRL, encoded by the coding sequence ATGATAGCTCCGGCCGATGTGCAGCCGCTGCTGGGCAACCGGCACCTCGCCATCCAGGGCGCGCGGCCGTCCGCCGCCTTGACCGGGCTGATCGAGCTGCTCTGGAGCCTGCCCGGTTACGACTCGGGCCAGAGCGTGTTCGACATCCTTCCCGATTCCCACTTCGATCTCGTGTTTCTGCTGGGCGAGGCCAGCTGCTCGGCCCTGTTGTCCGGGCCGTACACCCGCAAGGTCTCGCTGCCGCTGGAAGATTCCTGGGAGCTTGTCTGCGTGCGCTTCCGGCCAGGCATGTTCCCGCGACTGGCCGACGTCAAACCATCCGAGCTTGTCAACGGCGGCGTCTTTTTAAAACGAATCCTGGGCATGGACTCGGATCAGCTCGGGGAACGGCTCAAGGCGCTCTCGGGCATTGACTCCAGGAAAGCGTTTCTCGAAGGGCTCTTCCACACAGCCGGCTTGGCCGAACAGATGGCTACGGCAAGGAGTCGTCCCTGCCTGGCCATGATCGAGTCCTGCGCCGGCCGCATTACCGTTTCGGAGTTGGCCCGGCAAAACAGCATGAGCGTGCGGACGCTGGAGCGGGTCTTTATGGAGGAAGTAGGGGTGGCGGCCAAGATGGTCATCCGCTACTTCCGCTACCGGGCGGCCCTGGCCGGGCTGCGTTGCGGCCGTGTCGGAACACTGGCCGACCTGGCGCTTCGCTGCGGCTACTCGGATCAGTCCCATTTCATCAAGGAGTTCTCCTTCTTTGCCGGCGCTTCTCCCGGCCGGCTCTGA
- a CDS encoding methyl-accepting chemotaxis protein, whose protein sequence is MSLLNRIKISTKLAIVFFTNFILIVAMGITAYFGSSNIQAQLSSVLDKDFKGAMFLLEADRDLHQMLIALRAMCTLEKGGEQYTEQMKDYTDNRGQADTRVNKFFADINTPETKALVDGYFADRKDWDMVADRIFAEIDAGNEEAALKISHGEGKQQFDKMRDNLDKLTGIVQSMAAEKETSSQRSFHNSMIILTALTVGSILLGSLVTFLISRNITVPLRRMMAFARKVGARDYDSRLDVHQKDEVGVLADAFREMVSQLKVNMEEVGRQTELAEDKANQAAEALAVAEEAQHKAESARKEGVLAAADRLQGIVDVVLSASREIQVQIDESSRGSEEQARRVSETATAMEEMNATVLEVARNATRTAETSEEAKQNAEEGSRIVNKVVDGIAMVQSQSQELKEDMSTLGKQAEDIGQILSVITDIADQTNLLALNAAIEAARAGEAGRGFAVVAGEVRKLAEKTMRATSEVGQAINGIQHGARKNITNVDRSSETISEATTLAGQSGDSLRSIVQLVDMAADQVRSIATASEQQSAASDEINRSIEEIDRISSETSQALQLSVNAVNDLTDQTRSLQELIAQLRKDAGQ, encoded by the coding sequence ATGAGTCTACTGAACAGGATCAAGATCTCCACCAAGTTGGCTATTGTCTTCTTCACAAACTTTATCCTGATCGTAGCCATGGGTATCACGGCGTACTTTGGCTCCAGCAACATTCAGGCGCAGCTCTCCAGCGTGCTCGACAAGGACTTCAAGGGCGCGATGTTTCTTCTGGAGGCGGACCGCGACCTGCACCAGATGCTCATTGCCCTGCGCGCCATGTGCACCCTTGAAAAGGGGGGCGAGCAATACACCGAGCAGATGAAGGATTACACCGACAACCGTGGGCAGGCCGACACGCGCGTCAATAAGTTCTTTGCCGATATCAACACACCGGAAACCAAGGCGCTGGTGGACGGCTACTTTGCCGACCGCAAGGACTGGGACATGGTGGCGGATCGTATTTTCGCCGAGATTGACGCGGGCAACGAAGAGGCTGCCTTGAAAATCTCCCATGGGGAAGGCAAGCAGCAGTTCGACAAGATGCGCGACAACCTCGATAAGCTGACCGGCATTGTGCAAAGCATGGCCGCGGAAAAGGAGACAAGCTCGCAGCGCTCCTTCCACAACTCCATGATCATCCTCACCGCCCTTACGGTGGGCAGCATTCTCCTCGGTAGTCTGGTCACGTTTCTCATTTCCAGGAATATCACGGTGCCTCTGCGCCGGATGATGGCGTTTGCCCGCAAGGTGGGCGCCAGGGACTACGACTCCAGGCTGGATGTGCACCAGAAGGACGAGGTGGGCGTCCTTGCCGATGCCTTCCGGGAGATGGTCTCGCAGCTCAAGGTGAACATGGAGGAGGTCGGCCGACAGACCGAGCTGGCCGAGGACAAGGCGAACCAGGCCGCCGAGGCGCTGGCTGTGGCCGAGGAGGCCCAGCACAAGGCGGAAAGCGCGCGCAAGGAAGGCGTGCTGGCCGCAGCCGACAGGCTCCAGGGCATCGTGGACGTGGTGCTGTCCGCCTCCAGGGAGATTCAGGTGCAGATCGATGAGTCGAGCAGGGGATCGGAAGAGCAGGCCAGGCGCGTGAGCGAGACGGCCACGGCCATGGAGGAAATGAACGCCACGGTGCTGGAGGTTGCCAGGAACGCCACCCGGACCGCGGAAACATCGGAGGAGGCCAAGCAGAACGCCGAGGAGGGCTCCCGCATAGTGAACAAGGTGGTGGATGGCATCGCCATGGTGCAGTCCCAGTCTCAGGAGCTCAAGGAGGATATGTCCACGCTGGGCAAGCAGGCGGAAGACATCGGCCAGATTCTGTCGGTTATTACGGATATCGCCGACCAGACCAATCTCCTGGCGCTCAACGCCGCTATCGAGGCCGCCAGGGCTGGCGAGGCCGGGCGCGGCTTTGCCGTGGTCGCCGGCGAGGTGCGCAAGCTTGCGGAAAAGACCATGCGCGCTACCAGCGAGGTAGGCCAGGCCATCAACGGCATCCAGCACGGCGCCCGCAAGAACATCACCAATGTGGACCGTTCCTCCGAGACAATCAGCGAGGCCACCACTTTGGCCGGGCAGTCGGGCGATTCCCTGCGCAGCATTGTGCAACTGGTGGATATGGCTGCGGATCAGGTGCGTTCCATCGCCACGGCGTCGGAGCAGCAGTCGGCGGCCAGCGACGAGATCAACCGCAGCATCGAGGAGATCGACCGCATTTCCTCCGAGACCTCGCAAGCCTTGCAGCTGTCCGTCAACGCGGTCAACGATCTCACCGACCAGACCCGGTCCCTGCAGGAGCTTATCGCCCAGCTGCGCAAGGACGCCGGGCAGTAG
- a CDS encoding glycosyltransferase, producing MTRSTSASTPFVICDIVQSYSPISGGVKRYLQDKARYMAAHPEYRHVLVVPGDADDFHMDRNTSVYVIDSPSFMLTKSYRLLVNRTRILEIIASEKPDVIEVDNAYIPAWITLEAHEEFDVPLVGFYHSDYPRALGVELGNVTRSGAVSMVLTKAIEYYLAELYNRMTCTVTSTRQFERQLKAMGVRRVERIPLCTDVDVFRPRDSRAAVLRELELPDDVCLLLFVGRLAEMKNLPETFAMLDALGDEARSVHLLVVGDGEERELVEKETAARCNTTWMRYVDDADRLAELYSAADIFINAGTHETFGLVSLEAQACGTRVLGVRGGGMDETLEGEEPLVIAESKDPRELADAVRRIRLLHEDTGARERRRERIAARFSIHATFDAMTRLYRKLASENIRQKD from the coding sequence GTGACACGGAGCACTTCGGCATCGACGCCCTTCGTCATCTGCGACATCGTGCAGTCCTACAGCCCCATCTCCGGCGGGGTGAAGCGCTATCTCCAGGACAAGGCCAGGTACATGGCCGCCCATCCGGAGTACCGGCACGTGCTGGTGGTTCCCGGCGACGCAGACGACTTCCATATGGACCGCAACACGTCGGTCTACGTCATCGACTCCCCATCCTTCATGCTCACCAAGAGCTACCGGCTGCTGGTGAACCGCACACGCATCCTGGAGATTATCGCCTCGGAAAAGCCCGACGTCATCGAGGTGGACAACGCCTACATCCCGGCGTGGATAACCCTGGAGGCCCACGAGGAGTTCGACGTGCCCCTGGTGGGATTCTACCACTCGGACTACCCGCGGGCTTTGGGGGTAGAGCTGGGCAACGTGACCCGCTCCGGAGCCGTGAGCATGGTGCTGACCAAGGCTATCGAGTACTACCTGGCCGAGCTCTACAACCGCATGACCTGCACCGTGACCTCCACCCGGCAGTTCGAGCGCCAGCTCAAGGCCATGGGCGTCAGGCGCGTGGAGCGCATCCCCCTGTGCACGGACGTGGACGTGTTCCGGCCGCGGGATTCGCGCGCCGCGGTCCTGCGCGAGCTGGAGCTGCCCGATGATGTGTGCCTGCTCCTCTTTGTGGGCCGTCTGGCCGAGATGAAGAACCTGCCAGAAACCTTTGCCATGCTGGACGCCCTGGGCGACGAGGCCCGCAGCGTGCATCTGCTGGTGGTGGGGGACGGCGAGGAGCGCGAGCTGGTGGAGAAAGAGACGGCGGCGCGGTGCAACACCACCTGGATGCGCTACGTGGATGACGCCGACCGTCTGGCCGAGCTCTACTCGGCGGCGGATATCTTCATCAACGCCGGCACGCACGAGACGTTCGGCCTGGTCTCGCTGGAGGCGCAGGCGTGCGGAACGCGCGTGCTGGGGGTTCGCGGCGGCGGGATGGATGAAACGCTGGAAGGCGAGGAGCCGCTGGTCATCGCGGAGTCGAAGGATCCCCGCGAGCTGGCCGACGCCGTGCGGCGCATACGCCTGCTACATGAGGATACCGGCGCACGAGAACGAAGGCGAGAGCGTATCGCGGCGCGCTTTTCCATCCACGCAACCTTCGACGCCATGACGCGCCTGTATCGCAAGCTGGCCTCGGAAAATATACGGCAGAAGGACTAG
- a CDS encoding universal stress protein has translation MHPWQNIIVGVDLGAESLEVAVEALCAMRDAKRIRAVSVVPGPQSDDAAPQNPGEGPVSLGESETAKYLSNLYREALAKFQQEANTRCSDAEFDTRLLYGTVYQRLVESAEEIDADVTVVGLPNKEGRDTRMLGRTPARLIGFCKCDVLAIPFGCELDLSRILVAVDGSAYSRMAAEKARALARSAGGVLHTLCVMSARDAHITNLSGEEGLEESVADSAAHANVEANRAREEGIEAHPHSAKGPAYKRIVETARKLDAGLIVMGSHGRTGLMRLLLGSVAQRVLEATDRPVLVVRS, from the coding sequence ATGCATCCTTGGCAGAATATCATCGTGGGTGTGGATCTGGGGGCCGAGAGTCTCGAAGTGGCCGTGGAGGCGTTGTGCGCAATGCGTGACGCCAAACGTATCCGCGCCGTGTCCGTTGTCCCTGGCCCGCAAAGCGACGACGCCGCGCCGCAAAATCCGGGCGAGGGCCCCGTCTCCCTGGGCGAATCCGAAACAGCGAAGTATCTGAGCAACCTGTACAGGGAAGCGCTCGCCAAGTTCCAGCAGGAAGCGAACACGCGCTGCTCCGACGCCGAGTTCGATACCCGGCTCTTGTACGGCACGGTGTACCAACGTCTTGTGGAGTCGGCCGAGGAGATAGACGCCGACGTTACCGTAGTGGGCCTGCCCAACAAGGAAGGCCGCGACACCAGGATGCTGGGTCGCACGCCAGCGCGGCTCATCGGTTTCTGCAAGTGTGATGTGCTGGCCATCCCCTTCGGCTGCGAGCTGGACCTGAGCCGCATCCTCGTGGCTGTGGACGGCTCGGCCTACTCCAGAATGGCGGCGGAGAAGGCCCGCGCGCTGGCCAGGTCTGCCGGCGGCGTGCTGCACACCCTCTGCGTTATGTCCGCCAGGGACGCTCACATCACCAACCTGTCCGGTGAGGAAGGGTTGGAGGAATCCGTGGCAGACTCTGCGGCGCATGCCAATGTCGAGGCCAACCGCGCCAGAGAGGAAGGCATCGAGGCCCATCCCCACTCAGCCAAAGGGCCGGCCTACAAGCGCATTGTGGAAACGGCCAGAAAGCTGGACGCGGGGCTCATCGTCATGGGCTCCCACGGCCGCACCGGGCTGATGCGCCTGCTGCTTGGCAGCGTGGCCCAGCGTGTGCTGGAGGCGACGGATCGCCCCGTGCTCGTGGTGCGCAGCTAG
- a CDS encoding Hpt domain-containing protein has product MQEVPGNGTSESVSVEIASAIGKDVLLERFGGDETTMKDVVSLFIDVVGEERKTIAEQIASRSDKDGCAKRVHNLASSVSPFGLSTLSRRCIHIESALLRGDWEQAQDGFEEIDFHLGKLIGALLDIGTD; this is encoded by the coding sequence ATGCAAGAGGTGCCCGGAAACGGAACCAGTGAATCTGTGAGCGTCGAGATTGCATCGGCCATCGGTAAGGATGTCTTGCTGGAGCGATTCGGTGGCGACGAAACCACCATGAAGGACGTGGTTTCGTTGTTCATCGACGTTGTCGGAGAGGAGCGCAAGACCATAGCAGAGCAGATTGCCTCCAGATCCGATAAGGATGGATGCGCCAAGCGCGTTCACAATCTTGCCAGCTCGGTTTCTCCTTTTGGCTTGTCCACATTGTCGAGACGCTGTATTCATATAGAATCAGCTCTCCTTCGGGGCGACTGGGAGCAGGCGCAAGACGGCTTCGAGGAAATCGATTTCCACCTCGGCAAGCTCATAGGCGCGTTACTGGACATCGGAACCGACTGA
- a CDS encoding response regulator, with product MIKVLIADDHPIVRQGLRQIFEGSSSFVLVGEASGGSAALDMLGEHNADVVLLDLNMPGMDGLEVLKRIRREYPRTKVLVLSVYPEEQYAVRVIRAGASGYMTKNAGPHEMLEAVQRVYEGGKHLSPKVAELLASEVGGDFDKPPHESLSDREFEVMRLLSLGKTVTRIAEELNLSPKTISTYRSRILSKMHLESNSDLTQYAIQYELIP from the coding sequence ATGATAAAAGTACTTATTGCTGACGACCATCCAATAGTCAGGCAAGGGCTCCGGCAGATATTCGAAGGTTCTTCATCATTTGTTCTGGTTGGGGAAGCTTCCGGCGGATCGGCCGCGCTGGACATGCTCGGCGAGCACAACGCCGACGTTGTGTTGTTGGACCTGAACATGCCGGGCATGGATGGCCTTGAAGTGCTCAAGCGCATTCGTCGGGAGTATCCCAGAACCAAGGTGCTTGTGCTCAGCGTCTACCCGGAGGAGCAGTACGCCGTCCGGGTCATCCGCGCCGGGGCCTCCGGCTACATGACCAAGAACGCCGGGCCGCACGAGATGCTCGAAGCCGTGCAGCGCGTGTACGAGGGCGGCAAGCATCTGAGTCCCAAGGTCGCCGAGCTTCTGGCCTCGGAGGTGGGCGGGGATTTCGACAAGCCGCCGCATGAGAGCCTTTCCGACAGGGAGTTCGAGGTCATGCGGCTGTTGAGCCTGGGTAAGACAGTGACCAGGATAGCCGAAGAGCTGAACCTCAGTCCCAAGACGATATCCACGTACCGGTCGCGCATTTTGTCCAAGATGCATCTGGAGTCCAACTCGGACCTGACCCAGTACGCGATCCAGTACGAGCTCATTCCGTAG